In Luteolibacter rhizosphaerae, a genomic segment contains:
- a CDS encoding SMI1/KNR4 family protein has translation MPIKHCLIGFTTDMTLEQFQQRHRTGVVEKPKLFALIPADPPASIQQIAETESQLGVQLPAKYQQFLSAFGGGSFGLINIFSACSDSDFYLPMRREESRNYLPDDLVPFSDDGAGGLYVMKVSGQALGDAVFYWNQDGGLDTTEFEDILEFIARYAYAAA, from the coding sequence GTGCCGATCAAGCACTGCCTGATTGGATTTACGACTGATATGACTTTAGAACAATTTCAACAACGACATCGAACTGGAGTGGTGGAAAAGCCGAAATTATTCGCTCTCATCCCAGCGGACCCGCCAGCCTCTATCCAGCAGATTGCTGAGACGGAGAGTCAGCTCGGCGTTCAACTGCCCGCCAAGTATCAGCAGTTCTTGTCTGCATTTGGAGGTGGCAGCTTCGGATTGATAAACATTTTTTCCGCTTGTTCGGACAGTGATTTTTACCTTCCGATGCGGCGTGAGGAGTCCCGGAACTATCTTCCTGACGATCTAGTTCCATTTTCTGATGATGGAGCTGGAGGACTTTATGTCATGAAGGTGAGTGGGCAGGCTTTAGGAGATGCCGTGTTTTATTGGAATCAGGATGGCGGCTTGGACACCACTGAGTTCGAAGACATTTTGGAGTTCATCGCTCGATACGCATACGCTGCAGCTTGA